The sequence below is a genomic window from Halococcus saccharolyticus DSM 5350.
TTTGCAACTGATGCCGTTTTTTACCCCTTGAAAAGGAGTCACAGGCTGCTCGAACCGTACTAGGTGCCCACATTATCTCCCGCATTGTACCGCCTCGCGCGGGAAGGGGAGACGAAACCATGGCAGTAAAACGAGAGACACTGGACGAAACGGCAGTGAACGAGTTCGGCGAGGGGTTTCGGGGCGAAGTCATCAACCCGGCGGAGGTGGGCTACGACGACGCCCGCGAGATCTGGAACGCGATGATCGACCGCGAACCCGCGCTCATCGCGCGGTGTGCCGGGACAGCGGACGTCATCGCAGCAGTGGACTTCGCCCGCGAGAACGACCTGCTCGTTTCCGTGAAGGGCACGGGCCACAACATCGCCGGCAACGCGGTCTGTGACGACGGCTTGATGATCGACTTATCACTACTAAAATCGGTCCACGTCGACCCTGCGGCGCAGACCGCACGGGTCGAGCCCGGCGTCGTCCTCAACGAGCTCGACCACGAGACCCAAGCGTTCGGTCTCGCCACGCCGGTGGGCTACAACTCGACGACGGGCATCGCCGGACTTACCCTCGGCGGCGGGTTCGGCTGGCTCTCGCGCAAGTACGGCATGACGGTCGACAACCTCCGTTCGGCGGATATCGTCACCGCCGACGGCAAACTCTGTCACGCCAACGAGGACGAGCACGCGGACCTCTTTTGGGGCATCCGCGGTGGCGGTGGCAACTTCGGTATCGTGACTTCCTTCGAGTTCGATCTCCACGAGGTCGGTCCCGAAGTGTTGTCGGGACTGGTGGCCCACCCACTCGAAGATGCGCCCGACGTCTTGCGAGCGTACCGCGAGGCTGCCGCCGCTGCATCGGACGACGTGGCGGTATGGTTCGTGCTCCGGCACGCTCCGCCGCTCCCGGTCCTCCCGGAAGAATGGCACGGAGAGAAGGTACTCGTCCTCGCGGCGTTTTACGCCGGGGGGATGGCGGCGGGCGAGGAGGAACTCGCGCCGTTCCGCGAGATCGGCGACCCCATCGTGGACGTCGTCTCGCCGCACCAGTACGCCGGATGGCAGCAGGCGTTCGACGCGCTGCTCCCCGAGGGCTCGCGCAACTACTGGAAGTCGCACAACTTCGTGGAGATCACTGACGGAATGATCGAGACCTTCGTCGAGTACACCGAATCGATGCCGACGGCGCTGGGCGAAATCGCCGTCGCCCACCTCGGTGGGGCCATCAACGACGTTCCGGTGGAGGCGACCGCCTACCCCCACCGCGACGCCGAGTTCCTGATGAACCTTCACACCCGGTGGGAGGACCCGGAGATGGACGAAGAGTGCATCGCGTGGGCGCACGAGTGCCACGACGCGATGGCACCGCACGCCACCGGTGGCGTCTACGTCAACTTCGTCCCCGAGGACGTGGGTGAAGAACGTGCGGCTTATCGCGAGAACTACGACCGACTGGCCGAACTCAAAAACGAGTACGACCCCGAGAACCTGTTCAGCATGAACCAGAACATCGAACCGACTGTTTGAATGAATGGGTAGCTAGAGTCCGTTTGCAGCTAGTGACGACCTGTCACCGTCTGCAAAACGATCGTGGGCCGCACGAATCACACTAGATAGCTACACCATCTCCCGCCCGGTATCGTTTCTCGCCGGGAGGCACAACGATGCAGAAAGCGAAAGACGAACTGCCAGTTGCGATGGAGACACCGAACGCGAAAGTGCGACAGCAGCCGGGTTTCGGTGCGGCGACCGACTACGGTGAGTTGGCCGCAGAGCGCATCCGGTTCGCCGCCGGAACCGACCTCACGCCGCTCCTAGAAGGCTTGGAGGACGATATGTGTCAGTGTCCCCACTGGGGCTACGTGCTGGACGGTGCGATCAACCTTCGCTACAGCGACGGGACCGAAGAAGTAAGCGAGGCAGGAGACCAACTCTACTGGCCGCCGGGACACACCCTCTGGGTCGACGACGACACGGAGTTCGTCCTTTTCAGCCCACAGAACGACCACATCGAGGTCTTCGAGCACATGGCCAACAGGATGGAAGAGTTATCAGAGTAGAAGGAAACAAGTAGCCACAACCGGAATGCTGACGCCGCGTTCCGGCAGGCGCTTTCAGGGGCACAGCGGGTTGTCTCGAAGACCCAAAATCGAGTGAAGGTAATGTTCCACACCCGGATCGTGGGCAGACAGCGATCACACCGGTTACCGATGCGGGGACGGAGAGAGCGGTGACGCGTAGTTCGGCACTATTCGGCGATTGCGGGAACGTATGCTGTCCAGAGGATTCGTGTCGATCGAATGTATCTTTGTAGTGCCCCGCTCTCTGCACGTATCTCGGGGGACGGTACGGCTCCTGAAAGCACAGTCGTTTAGCTTCCGGGACGTAATGAGACTGCTGTGAACAGTGGATCATGACCCAGTGGGAGTACGAAACGCTCCGCCCGCCGCGGGGTTCGACGAAGAAGGAGGCGACCGATCCGAAGACCCAGTTGAACGAGCTCGGTGGCAAGGGCTGGGAACTCGTCTCGACCGTCGAGTACGTCGGCGGCGGCACGAAATACTTCGTGTTCAAGCGGCCCATTGACGGAGACACTCATGAGCAGTAGCGAAGTCGACATCGAGGCCGATCCGGACAGCGATACCGAGATCGACGCCAATCCTGACGAGGACATCAACATCGGGACGGCCAACACGATGCGCGAGCGCTCCGACGAGAGCCGGCTCAAGCTCTGGGCCGTGCTTGGGGCGAACCGTCTGGCCGTAACTGCGCTGCTGGCGATCGCGGTGTTCGTCGCGTTCGTGGTCGCCGGATCCCTCGTCTACCCGCCGTTCGCGTCGGTGGTCACCTCGGCGGACACCATCGAGACGATGTTCTCGACGATGCTCGGAGCGATCATCACCGGCACCACGCTCGTGGTCACGATCAGCCAACTCGTCATCTCCCAGGAGAACGGCCCGCTCGGCGAACAACACATGCGAATGAGCGACACGATGGACTTCCGGGAGTACACCCAGGAGCTGATCGGCCAGCCCACACCCGCCGATCCGTCGGCGTTTCTCCGGGCGATCGTCAATGCGACCGAGCGTCGGGCGAAGGCGCTCCGTGGTTCGATCGCCGACAGTGATAACGACCAGCTCCGCGCGGAGGTCGACGAGTTCACCGACAGCGTGACCGGCAACTCCGAGGAGGTCAGAAACGAACTCGATGGCGCGAAATTCGGTTCGTTCGACGTGCTGTTTGCCGCCTTGAACTACAACTACGGCTGGAAGATCTTCCAAGTCGAGCGGATGGCCGACGACCACGCCGACAGCCTCACCGACGAGGACGGCGCGCTGTTCGAGGAGCTGAAAACCACGCTGTCGATGTTCGGACCGGCGCGCGAGCACATCAAGACGCTGTACTTCGAGTGGGCGCTCATCAACCTCTCACAGCTCATCCTCTACGTCTCGGTGCCGGCGTTGGTCGTCGCCGGCAGCACGCTCGCGTTCGTCGGTGGCGACTCGTTCACTGGCTCGCTGTTCGGACTGCCGAACATCCTGCTGGTCGTCGCCGGCGCGTTCACCGTCTCTTTGCTCCCCTTTCTCCTCTTGCTCACGTACATCATCCGGATCGCGACGGTCGCAAAGCGGACGCTCGCCATCGGTCCGCTGATCCTCCGGGACTCACAGCGATAGGCTCAGAACAGCTTGTTGCCACTGGTGGTGACCGGCTGCGTCCCGACGACCGTTCCGTTGACCGTGTTGACGGCGGTGACCGTTGCGTTCCCGTTCGCCGGGAAATAGAGGGAGATACCGCTGGTCTGGCCGGTTTCGACCGTCGTGGTATCGAAGCTGGAGCCGCTTTCGGTGACTACCACGAGCTTGGTGACGCCCTGGTCGGTCGTCGCGTCCTGTGTGAGGTTCACCGACGCCTTCACCCGGCCACTGGCCCACGGCTCGTCGGACGATACCTGCTCGAAGACGGCCGAATTACCGGTATCGGCCGTGACGGTGGGGCCGAGCGTGAGACAGCCACCGAACCCAAGCGCGACGACGAGCGCCACGCTTGCGAAGACCTGTCGGCGAGGAATCCGTCGACTCATATACCGTGGTGGTTGGTCGGGGGTTCCCTTGAGCGTTGCACTTGCTCGGGCCCGCGAGCGAGGCGTGCAAGCACAGCGCTTTTGCGTTCACCGGTGTACGTTCTGCCGTATGTTCGCGATCAGTGCGGTCAAGAAAGCGGCCACGTACGGGTACAAGAAATACGGCATTCCCGGAGCGATCGTCACTGGCCTCGGCACGCTGCTCGGCGTTCGGTTCATCAAACGGAAGCTGTTCTCGGGATCGAGCAGCGACGGCGACGACGGGATGGACGTCGACGTGGGTGGGGAGTCCGACGACGGATCGAGCACCGCCGACTGATCGGACGCCCGCTCCGAGATTCCGGCGAACGGCCGACGTGCTGTCCGTCGATCAGAGACCGAGGAACGCCTCGGCGTTCTCCCAGAGCAGTTTTCGTTCGACTTCTTCCGGGTAGTCGGTGTGCTCGGCGAACGATTCGAGCCACGTTTGGGGTCGGATCATCGGGTAATCAGTCCCGAACATCACCTTGTCTTTGAGGACGGTGCCGGCGTAGTGGAGCACCTGGTCGTCGATGTACTTCGGGAGCCAGCCCGAGAGATCCATGTAGACGTTCCCCTTCTGCTGGCAGATCGCGAGCTGTTCTTTCTCCCACGGGAAGGCGGGATGGGCGAGGAGGATCTGGAGGTCGGGAAAGCGTGCGGCCACGTCGTCGATCAGCATCGGGTTGCCGTGTTCGATTCGGAGGCCGCGTCCGCCGGGGCTGCCCGCCCCAAGGGTGGAGTTCCCGCCGTGAAACACCACCGGAACGCCGAGATCCTCGATGGTGTTCCAGAGCGGGTCGTGTTCGGGTGCGCTCGGATCGAACCCCTGGGCGATCTGCTGGAACTTGAACCCCGAGAGATCGAGGTCCTCGATCGCGCGTTCGGCCGACTCCACGCAGTCGTCCTTCAGAGGATCGATGCCCGCGAACCCGGTGAAGAAGTCGGGGTACTCGTCTCGCACCTCGGCGACGTACTCGCTCGTGACCGGCGGGTTGCCGGTGTTGGTCTCGGCGTCCCAACCGAGCAGGACCGCGTGACGGATCCCGGCCTCGTGGTACTCTTCGACCATCTCGTCGAACCCCCAGGTTTCGAGATCGGTGCCGAATTTGCCCGCGGCGTCGCCCATCATCTCGCCGCCGGCGTCCTCCAGAAACTCGCTCGTCGGCTGGTGGGCGTGGGTATCGATGAAACGTGGCTCGTCGGACGGGAAGTCGATGTCGAGCATCATCGACTCCTCGGGGACCAGCCACATATACTGTCGGGCGCTGGCTGCCGAACGCCGATCGGTTTCAGTCGGCTCCCTCGCGGGTCTTGACCGCCATCCCGGTCTCGAAGTCGGCCATCGCGTCGGCAGCGAGCTCTGCCCGCCCCACGCCGAACAGGTCATCGTCGGGGCCGACGATGCAGATTTCATCGCCGGGACGGACGGCGGGATCGGCTGTTTGAACGAACTTCGCGAACGCGTTCTTGCCCTCGCGGACGAACGGCGCGCTCTCCTCGCCGACGACGACGCGGGCTCTCGGCGCTTCGAACGCTTCGCGGAGTCGTTCACCACCGGCGAGACCGAGTGTGAACCGGCCGTCGACGCCGTAGGTCACGAGGCGCTCACCGCCGGCGAGTACCTGTTCCGGGCGACCGGTCGCAGTGTGGCGAACCTCAGGATCGCCGGTGAACAGCGCGTCGCCGGCGCTACGGCCGAACTGGTAGTCCGCGATGGTTCGCAGTCGCGCGAGTTCTTCGGCCATTGGCTCCGATTCGCTGCCGGCGCGCAAAAGCGCGTCCATCGAGTAGTCCGGTGGAACGACACGACGCTTTCGAAGCGATTTAGACCGATCGGAGCCGACCCTCGTTCCATGGACGAACGCACCAAGGTTCTCGCGGGGGCAGCACTCATCGTGATCGGCGCAGCGACCATCCTCCTGTTCGCCCTCCCGACGTCGCTCGTGTCGGTCTCGATTCCCGTCCCGTTGGCCGCGATCGCCGCGCTCGTGCTGGCTGCAGGCACGCTGCTCGTCGGCACTTCCGAAGGAACGGTCTGAAGCGACGGCCGGGCTACAGCAGGAACGTCTCCGGACGCTCCGAGAGGTCGGTAAAGCCGTCGACGGCGTCGAGAAGCTCCTCCGATGTCGATTCTTCGAACGCCATCGCCTCGACACGGACGCCCTCGTGGCGGAGATGCGAACAGAGCCGCGAGAAGTCGCCGTCGCCGGTACAGATAACCACAGTGTCGAGATGCGGCGCGAGCGTGACCGCATCGAGGATCATCCCGACGTCCCAGTCCGCCGTTTTGGACCCGTCGGCGTGGGTCTTGATGTCCTTGATCTTGGTCT
It includes:
- a CDS encoding LabA-like NYN domain-containing protein — encoded protein: MSNVHPAQRVAVLVDAQNLYHTAQSVYSRNIDYEELLDAGVAGRELTRAIAYVIRADSPEEESFFEALVNIGFETKIKDIKTHADGSKTADWDVGMILDAVTLAPHLDTVVICTGDGDFSRLCSHLRHEGVRVEAMAFEESTSEELLDAVDGFTDLSERPETFLL
- a CDS encoding PUA domain-containing protein; protein product: MAEELARLRTIADYQFGRSAGDALFTGDPEVRHTATGRPEQVLAGGERLVTYGVDGRFTLGLAGGERLREAFEAPRARVVVGEESAPFVREGKNAFAKFVQTADPAVRPGDEICIVGPDDDLFGVGRAELAADAMADFETGMAVKTREGAD
- a CDS encoding FAD-binding oxidoreductase produces the protein MAVKRETLDETAVNEFGEGFRGEVINPAEVGYDDAREIWNAMIDREPALIARCAGTADVIAAVDFARENDLLVSVKGTGHNIAGNAVCDDGLMIDLSLLKSVHVDPAAQTARVEPGVVLNELDHETQAFGLATPVGYNSTTGIAGLTLGGGFGWLSRKYGMTVDNLRSADIVTADGKLCHANEDEHADLFWGIRGGGGNFGIVTSFEFDLHEVGPEVLSGLVAHPLEDAPDVLRAYREAAAAASDDVAVWFVLRHAPPLPVLPEEWHGEKVLVLAAFYAGGMAAGEEELAPFREIGDPIVDVVSPHQYAGWQQAFDALLPEGSRNYWKSHNFVEITDGMIETFVEYTESMPTALGEIAVAHLGGAINDVPVEATAYPHRDAEFLMNLHTRWEDPEMDEECIAWAHECHDAMAPHATGGVYVNFVPEDVGEERAAYRENYDRLAELKNEYDPENLFSMNQNIEPTV
- a CDS encoding amidohydrolase family protein; amino-acid sequence: MWLVPEESMMLDIDFPSDEPRFIDTHAHQPTSEFLEDAGGEMMGDAAGKFGTDLETWGFDEMVEEYHEAGIRHAVLLGWDAETNTGNPPVTSEYVAEVRDEYPDFFTGFAGIDPLKDDCVESAERAIEDLDLSGFKFQQIAQGFDPSAPEHDPLWNTIEDLGVPVVFHGGNSTLGAGSPGGRGLRIEHGNPMLIDDVAARFPDLQILLAHPAFPWEKEQLAICQQKGNVYMDLSGWLPKYIDDQVLHYAGTVLKDKVMFGTDYPMIRPQTWLESFAEHTDYPEEVERKLLWENAEAFLGL
- a CDS encoding DUF4177 domain-containing protein, which produces MTQWEYETLRPPRGSTKKEATDPKTQLNELGGKGWELVSTVEYVGGGTKYFVFKRPIDGDTHEQ